A single genomic interval of Corylus avellana chromosome ca10, CavTom2PMs-1.0 harbors:
- the LOC132163753 gene encoding uncharacterized protein LOC132163753 → MAEKLAPEKRHSFIHNGQKVFEWDQTLDEVNMYIDLPPNVHAKQFYCKVQSKHVEVGIKGNPPYLNHDLACPVKTDSSFWTLEDDIMHITLQKRDKGQTWSSPILGEGQLDPYSSDLEQKRLMLQRFQEENPGFDFSQAQFTGDCPDPRTFMGGIRTG, encoded by the exons ATGGCGGAGAAATTGGCACCAGAGAAGCGCCACAGCTTCATCCACAACG GTCAGAAGGTGTTCGAGTGGGACCAGACTTTGGACGAGGTGAACATGTACATAGACCTTCCGCCAAACGTTCATGCGAAGCAATTCTATTGCAAGGTTCAGTCGAAGCACGTTGAGGTCGGCATCAAGGGCAACCCTCCGTACCTCAAT CACGATCTCGCATGTCCTGTGAAGACGGACTCTTCTTTCTGGACTCTAG AGGATGATATAATGCACATAACCCTGCAGAAGAGGGACAAAGGTCAGACCTGGTCTTCACCCATATTGGGTGAGGGTCAGCTGGATCCTTACTCCTCTGATCTTGAGCAGAAGCGTCTCATGCTTCAGAGATttcaagaagag AACCCAGGTTTCGACTTCTCACAAGCTCAATTTACTGGAGACTGTCCTGATCCAAGGACCTTTATGGGTGGGATTCGCACTGGTTGA
- the LOC132163752 gene encoding inositol 3-kinase, producing MGRDRNDPQTIEANLSRRGLIVGNYCHDVLSRDGVVMGETLGGAVSFISAVLDGVSVSYNLVSKVGPDFAYTTSCSPIVIPTSRTTLFHAHFDSEVEGDGHQDRILKRGAACDPIRPSDLPETRFDFGMAVGVGGEISPETLERMLDSCNVVFVDIQTLIREFDGVDGTVRLVGLNETRFFRLLPRIGFLKASAEEALFMDVEEVRKWCCVVVTHGKDGCTVYWKDGELEIAPFVTNQVDPTGAGDSFLGGFVAGLVHGLAVPDAALVGNLFGSLTVGQIGLPKFDSRLLQRVKDEVQRRKMQCISCNERQDDELRFTKPAGHAQFHASLDAAKLTPACVVPECPWDLPSSPPRQIQTVEGKRPSTSPFSVLDD from the exons ATGGGGAGAGACCGAAATGACCCACAAACCATAGAAGCAAATCTCTCTCGCCGTGGCCTAATTGTGGGGAACTACTGCCACGATGTGCTGAGCCGAGACGGCGTCGTTATGGGTGAGACTCTCGGTGGGGCCGTCTCCTTCATCTCCGCGGTACTCGACGGGGTATCCGTCTCGTACAATCTGGTCTCCAAGGTTGGCCCGGACTTTGCCTATACAACTAGTTGTAGCCCGATTGTGATACCCACTTCGAGAACCACTCTCTTCCACGCGCATTTCGACTCGGAGGTCGAAGGGGACGGGCACCAGGACAGGATCCTGAAACGGGGCGCCGCCTGCGACCCGATTCGTCCGTCGGATCTCCCCGAGACGAGGTTCGATTTCGGGATGGCGGTCGGTGTTGGCGGCGAGATATCGCCCGAGACGCTCGAGCGAATGCTCGACAGTTGCAATGTCGTGTTCGTGGATATCCAAACTCTGATCCGAGAATTCGACGGCGTAGACGGGACCGTGAGGCTTGTGGGGTTGAACGAGACTCGGTTCTTTCGGCTTTTACCGCGTATTGGGTTTCTGAAGGCTTCGGCGGAGGAGGCTTTGTTTATGGATGTGGAGGAGGTGAGGAAGTGGTGCTGTGTGGTGGTGACGCATGGGAAGGACGGGTGCACGGTGTATTGGAAGGATGGGGAATTGGAAATAGCGCCGTTTGTGACGAACCAGGTTGACCCGACGGGAGCTGGGGATAGTTTTTTAGGTGGGTTTGTGGCGGGTCTGGTTCATGGGTTGGCTGTGCCTGATGCTGCATTGGTTGGGAACTTGTTTGGATCGCTCACTGTTGGGCAAATTGGGCTGCCCAAGTTCGATTCCAGGCTGTTGCAG AGAGTTAAGGATGAGGTGCAGAGGAGGAAGATGCAGTGCATCAGCTGCAATGAAAGACAGGATGATGAGCTGAGGTTCACGAAGCCAGCAGGGCATGCACAGTTCCATGCATCCCTTGATGCAGCCAAACTGACACCCGCCTGTGTGGTTCCTGAATGTCCATGGGATCTTCCAAGCTCTCCTCCCAGACAAATTCAAACAGTTGAGGGTAAACGCCCCAGTACATCTCCTTTTTCTGTATTAGATGATTGA